From the Sphingobium sp. RAC03 genome, the window CAATTCGCCGCATTGCAGCAACGACACAAGCATAGCGTTTAGCCCCTATACACTTTTATCTGCCAAGGCAGGCCGGTCGGCAATCGGGCAAGGGATGAATGATGAAAGTCGCCATGGTATTCGGGACCCGCCCGGAAGCGATCAAGATGTTCCCGGTCGTCCACGCCCTGCGCGCGCGATCCGGGGTCGAGACGCGGGTCATAGTGACCGCGCAGCACCGCGGGTTGCTGGACCAGGTATTGGCGATCGCAGGCATCGTGCCGGACATCGACCTCGACGTGATGGTGCCGAACCAGACGCTCGACGGGTTGACCGCCAAGCTGATCGTCGAACTCGGCAAGGCGTTCGACGCCGAAAAGCCCGACCGCGTCGTCGTGCATGGCGACACGTTGACGACCATGGTGGCCAGCCTTGCGGCTTATTATCGCAAGGTTCCGGTGGCCCATGTCGAGGCAGGGCTGCGCAGCGGCGACATTCATCATCCCTGGCCCGAAGAGGTGAATCGCCGCGTGGTCGCCTGCATAGCCGACATGAATTTCGCGCCGACGCAGGCGGCGGCCGATGCACTGTTGGCCGAAAGCCGAGCCGCGGCCAGCATCCATATTACCGGCAATACCGTGATCGACGCTTTGCTAGCGACGCGCGAGCGCGTGCTGGCGGACCCGTCACTGGCATATGGGCTGGATGCCTTGGCAGCGCGTTTCGCGGGCAAGCGGATCATTGCCGTGACCAGCCACAGGCGCGAGAATTTCGGCGGCGGCATGGAAGCCATCGCCCGGTCCATCGCGGACATTGCGGCGCGCCCCGATGTCGCGGTCATCTTCCCGGTCCACCCCAACCCCCATGTCCGGCCGGTCATGGATGCGGTGCTGGGCGACTTGCCCAATGTCGCCATGATCGAGCCGCTCGACTATCCGCATTTCGTCCGCTTGCTCGATATGTGCCATCTGGTGCTGACCGACAGCGGCGGCGTGCAGGAGGAAGCGCCGTCGCTAGGTAAGCCCGTATTGGTGATGCGCGAAACGACCGAGCGGCCCGAAGGCGTGGATGCGGGCACGGCCAAGCTGGTGGGCGCGGATCGCGACCGGATTGTCCGCGAGGTGCTGTCGCTGCTGGACGACAGCCAAGCCTATGACGCGATGGCGCGCGCGCATAATCCGTTCGGCGACGGCAAGGCGGCGGAGCGGATTGCGCGCGTCATCGCAGGGGAATAGGCCACACCGTTACCGAAATATTCAGCCTTTCCGGGCAGAAGGTCGGCCAAATCATCGCCTAAAAAGGACTGCCGCTTCATGCCCGTCGACACCAAGCAGAAGGTTTCCGTCATTGGCCTTGGCTATATCGGCTTGCCGACCGCTGCGTTGATTGCGCGCGGGGGTTGCCAGGTGGTGGGCGTCGACGTGTCCGCCCATGTGGTGGAGACGGTCAATTCGGGCCGGGTGCATATCGAGGAAGTCGATCTCGACGGGTTGGTGCAGGGCGTCGTAGCGCGCGGCAATCTGCGCGCCTCGCTGGCGGTCGAGGAAAGCGATGTCTTCATCATCGCGGTGCCGACGCCCGTGTCGGAAGACCATGCGCCCGACATCAGCTATGTCCTGCAAGCGGCCCGCACCATCGCGCCGGTGTTGAAGGCAGGCGACACGGTCATTCTTGAATCAACCTCACCGGTCGGCACGACCGAGGCGATGCGCGACGTGATCGGCAGCATGCGGCCGGACCTCAAAATGCCAGGTAGGGGTGTGCAGGGCGACATCGCCATTGCCTATTGCCCGGAACGAGTCCTGCCCGGCCGCATCCTGGTCGAACTGATCGACAATGATCGCTGCATTGGCGGCATCACGCCGCGTTGCGCGCGCAAGGCGCTGGGCTTTTATCGCCAGTTCGTGCGCGGGGCCTGCATCACCACGACGGCGCGCGCGGCGGAAATGGTCAAGCTCGTCGAAAACAGCTTCCGCGACGTCAATATCGCCTTCGCCAATGAATTGTCCGTCATCGCCGAGAATATGGACATCGATGTGTGGGAGGTGATCCGTCTCGCCAACCGCCATCCGCGCGTCAATATCCTCTCGCCTGGTCCCGGCGTTGGTGGCCATTGCATCGCGGTTGACCCCTGGTTCATCGTCCACAGCGACCCGGAAAATGCGCGCATCATCCGCACCGCGCGCGAGGTGAATGACGGCAAGACCGACTATGTCGTGGCCAAGGCATCCGACATGATCGACATGTTCGCGCATGAAAATGTCGCCTGCCTCGGTCTCGCGTTCAAGGCGAATATCGATGATTTCCGCGAAAGCCCGGCGGTGAAGGTCGCGGCCCGGCTCGCGCGTCGCTATGGTCGTCGCATCAAGCTGGTCGAACCCTATGCCCAGGCATTGCCGATGGAATTTGTCGGGACCGGCGCGGAATTGATGGATCTCGATACGGCTCTGGAACAATGTGGCGTATTCGTCATTCTTGTCGATCATGACATGTTCAAATCGGTTCCCGTCGACGAGCGCGCCGACAAGACGGTCTATGACACGCGCGGCATCTGGTCGGATCAGCCGCGCCGGATCGCGGAGCCTGCACCGGGACGCATGGCACTCTAAGCGCCGGGGGCCATCCTCCGTCCGTCCCGCCTTTGGTTGCCATGTCCCTGTCGCGTCGCTAACCCCCGGTTTCAATTGGGGCATGACGGGGTGGCAGCGCCTATGACGCGCACGAACAGCATCAAACGCGTAATCGCGACACTGACGGCCTGTGGGCTGGTCGGGGGCTGTGCGACCGTGGAGGATGCGCCCCGCGGCGATGCAGCCTATGCCATTGTCACGGCACCGCCCGAAGTCGGTATCGATTATCGCATCGCGCCCGACGACGTGCTGCGCATCCAGGTCTATCATGAACCCGGCTTGTCGCTGGAAGATGCGCAGGTAAGTGCGAGCGGCATGGTCCGCATGCCGCTGATCGGCGATGTGCCCGTGGCAGGTCTGTCCGCCGGGGACGCGGCCGATGCCATCGCCGCGCGATTAGGCGAACGCTATCTGGTGTCGCCGCAGGTCACCTTGTTCGTTAAGAAGGCGGTGGGCCGTCGCGTGACGCTCGACGGTGAAGTCCGCGAACCGGGCCTGTATCCAGTCGAAGGACGATTGACGCTGAGCCAGGCGGTGGCACTGGGCAAGGGGCCGACCCGGCTCGCCAGCCTTTCACAAATCGTCGTGATCCGGCAGATCGAAGGCGAACGGCAGGCCGCGATGTTCGACTTGGGGGCCATCCGCAAGGGCGAGGCACCCGATCCTGAAATCCTACCGGGCGACAGCATCATCATCGGCCTGTCGCGGGCCAAGGCGATCATCGGCGGGGGCCTGATCGCGCTGCCCGCTCTGGCAACAGGCTTCATTGCGCTGGATGGAGGGCGATGATGACGCCGATCTTGACCAATCGCGATCTCGACGCGACGCCGGGCCATGGCCGCGCCGCGCGGATGACGGCTGCGGCCCGGCGGGGCTGGCTGGTGCTGCGTCGGCATCGGGTGATCCTGTTCGTCACCATGGCCCTGTGCCTGCTGGCTGGTGTCTTGGCGATCCTGATGTCAACGCCGGATTATCGCGCAACGGCCTCGGTCGAAGTCGAGGATGTGCCGGCCGGGGCTGCAGGTGCCGACGCCACGCCGCGCGCGGCGACCGACAATATCGAAGCGATGATGCAGACCGAACTCGAAGTGCTGCGCAGCCGTGCGCTGGCCGAGGCGGTGGCCCAGGATCTGGCGCTGGTCGGCACGCCGACCTTTTTGAAGGGCATGGGGCATAGACGTCCGACCGGCGGCACCGGAAGCCTGAGCCAGCGCCAGGTCGAGCAGGAGCAGGTGGTAGCGCTGCTGCGTGACAATCTGGAAGTCGAACTGCCCGGCAAGTCGCGCGTGTTGCGCATCAGCTTCGTCAGCGCCGACCCGGTGTTGTCAGCGCGGGTCGCCAACAGCTATGCCGACAATCTGATCCGGGCCGATCTCAAGCGCGGCTTCGAATCGGGGGTGCAGGCGCGGCGTTTCCTGCTGGGCGAACTGGATGGCGCACGCCGCGATCTGGCGCGGGCGGAACGGGAACTCGCGGTCTATGCCGCCCGATTGGGGATGGAGCCAGGCAAGGATGCGCCGCCGTCCGAAGATAGCATCACCACCCGGCTGGCGCAGCTCAATGCTTTTCGCGCGCAGGCGCTGGCCGACCGGATCGCCGCGCAAAAGACATGGGAGGGCGCGCGGCGCGCCAGCGTCGAGACGCTGCCTGAAGTGTTGAACAATGGCGCGATGCAGACATTGATGGCGGAGCGGGCAAAGGCGCGCGCGGCCTTGGTCGAAGAACGGCAGTTCCGCAAGGATGCTCATCCCGAAATGCGCGAAGCCCGCGCGCGCCTCGCGGCGCTGGACGATCAGGCACAGGAAATGGCCAACCGCATCCGTGCCTCGCTCAAGGAACGTTATGATGTCGCCGTCCATGGTGAAACCCAGATCACTGCCGAAATCGCGGATCTGGAGCGGCAGGGACAGGCGGCGCAAGGGCGTGACGTGCAACTGGGCATCTATGAACGGTCGGTCGATACCTATCGGATGCTGCATGACAGCCTGCTCCAGCGCTATCGCGACATGGCATCGCAGGCGGGCTTTCAGGCCGGGCGCATCCAGCCGCTCGATCGCGCCGCCGTTCCGACCAAGCCCTTTTCGCCGCGCATCGGCGTGACCTTGTTGCTGGCAGCGATCGGCGGCATTCTTCTTGGACTGCTGTTGGTGGCAGCGCGTCACATATTCGATGACGCGGTGACGTCAGCCGATACGCTGGCCGAGCGGGTTGGCCTGCCCTTGCTGGGTTCAGTGCCCGTAACAGGCGACAATCCGCAGCCGCCGGAGATTTTCGCGCCGATCGCCTCGTCGCTGTTGCTGGCATCGGCGGCTGGTTTGCCACGATCCATCCTGGTCACCAGCGCGCAGGAAGGGGAGGGCAAGTCGCTGACGCTCCATGCGCTTGCCCTCGCCTTGGGGCGGATGGGCAAGCGCGTGCTGGTGATCGACGGCGACATGCGCCGCCCGGTCCAGCACAGCCTGTTCCGCGTTACGCCCGCACGCGGCATTAGCGAAGTGCTGACCGGGCAGGCAACGGCGCAGGAGTCGATCATCGACAGCGGCGTGCCGGGCGTGTTCCTGCTGCCTTGCGGCGCGGTGCCACCCAATCCAGCCGAGTTGCTGGCGACCCCGGCACTCGACGCCTTATTGGATTCGGTGCGCGATGCCTATGATACGGTGCTAATCGACGCCCCCCCGATCCTGGGGCTGGGCGACACGCCTCTGCTCGCCGCGCGGGTGCAGGCAAGCCTGCTGGTGGTCGAATGGGGCCGCAACCATCATGGCGGCCTGCGCGCCGCCGTGGAGCGACTGCGGCAAGCTGGCGGCACGCTGATCGGGGCAATCCTGACCAAGCAGCAGGGGCGCATGATGGAATATGATTATCACCGGGGCGGGTAGCATTCTCCCACGTCCGTTCGGCCTGAGCTTGTCGAAGGCCCTTACTGCTTAAAGAAAAAGCGCCGTCCCGGTGGGAGGCGCTTTTTCTTTATGCTTCAGTGTGACGAGCAGGTCAGGCCCGCGCCATCAACCCTTCGACCAGTCCCTCGAACAGGCGCTTGCCGTCGGTCGCGCCATGGGCGGCTTCGATCACCCGTTCGGGGTGCGGCATCATACCCAGCACATTGCCCTTGTCGTTCAATATGCCCGCAATGTTGCGCGCGGACCCGTTGACGCTTTCCGCATAACGCAGCGCAACCCGGCCTTCGCCTTCCAGCCGGTCGAGCGTCGCGTCATCGGCGAAATAATTGCCGTCATGATGGGCGACGGGATAGGCAATGCGCTCGCCCGCCGCATAGCGGCTGGTGAAGGCGCTCTGCGCATTCTCGACGGTCAGGGCGACGTCGCGGCACACGAAATGCCCACCGGCATTGCGCAGCAGAGCGCCGGGTAGCAGCCCGCTTTCGGTCAGCACCTGGAACCCGTTGCAGATGCCAAGCACGAACACGCCGCGATCCGCCGCCTGCGCGACCGCCTGCATGACCGGCGAGCGCGCCGCCATCGCCCCGGAGCGCAGATAGTCGCCATAGGAAAAGCCGCCGGGCACGCCGATCAGGTCGATATCGTCGGGCAATTCCGTATCACGATGCCACACCATGACTGGCTTGGCACCCGTTGCCGCCTCGAACGCCACCGCCAGGTCGCGGTCGCAATTGCTGCCGGGAAAGACGATGACCGCGCTCTTCATGGCTCAGGCGACCTTTTCGATGCGGTAGTTTTCGATCACCGTATTGGCCAGCAGCTTGCGGCACATGGCGTCAATATCCTCGTCGCTGGTGCCATCGGCCAGGTCGAGTTCGATCAGCTTGCCCGCACGCACGTCATTGACGCCGTCGAACCCCAGCCCTTCGAGGGCGTGGTGGATCGCGCGGCCCTGCGGATCGAGCACACCGCCCTTGAGGGTGACGAAGATACGGGCTTTCATGAAGGGCGAACTCCTTGGGATCGACTTTGCGGTCCCCTAGTCCCGGTACAGCGGGGAGGCAAGCCATTATCCCGGCGGATAGCGTGGCGACAGCGGCAAAAGTCATTTTGCAAGAGGCGGCAT encodes:
- the wecB gene encoding non-hydrolyzing UDP-N-acetylglucosamine 2-epimerase — encoded protein: MKVAMVFGTRPEAIKMFPVVHALRARSGVETRVIVTAQHRGLLDQVLAIAGIVPDIDLDVMVPNQTLDGLTAKLIVELGKAFDAEKPDRVVVHGDTLTTMVASLAAYYRKVPVAHVEAGLRSGDIHHPWPEEVNRRVVACIADMNFAPTQAAADALLAESRAAASIHITGNTVIDALLATRERVLADPSLAYGLDALAARFAGKRIIAVTSHRRENFGGGMEAIARSIADIAARPDVAVIFPVHPNPHVRPVMDAVLGDLPNVAMIEPLDYPHFVRLLDMCHLVLTDSGGVQEEAPSLGKPVLVMRETTERPEGVDAGTAKLVGADRDRIVREVLSLLDDSQAYDAMARAHNPFGDGKAAERIARVIAGE
- a CDS encoding polysaccharide biosynthesis/export family protein, which translates into the protein MTRTNSIKRVIATLTACGLVGGCATVEDAPRGDAAYAIVTAPPEVGIDYRIAPDDVLRIQVYHEPGLSLEDAQVSASGMVRMPLIGDVPVAGLSAGDAADAIAARLGERYLVSPQVTLFVKKAVGRRVTLDGEVREPGLYPVEGRLTLSQAVALGKGPTRLASLSQIVVIRQIEGERQAAMFDLGAIRKGEAPDPEILPGDSIIIGLSRAKAIIGGGLIALPALATGFIALDGGR
- the purQ gene encoding phosphoribosylformylglycinamidine synthase subunit PurQ — encoded protein: MKSAVIVFPGSNCDRDLAVAFEAATGAKPVMVWHRDTELPDDIDLIGVPGGFSYGDYLRSGAMAARSPVMQAVAQAADRGVFVLGICNGFQVLTESGLLPGALLRNAGGHFVCRDVALTVENAQSAFTSRYAAGERIAYPVAHHDGNYFADDATLDRLEGEGRVALRYAESVNGSARNIAGILNDKGNVLGMMPHPERVIEAAHGATDGKRLFEGLVEGLMARA
- the wecC gene encoding UDP-N-acetyl-D-mannosamine dehydrogenase: MPVDTKQKVSVIGLGYIGLPTAALIARGGCQVVGVDVSAHVVETVNSGRVHIEEVDLDGLVQGVVARGNLRASLAVEESDVFIIAVPTPVSEDHAPDISYVLQAARTIAPVLKAGDTVILESTSPVGTTEAMRDVIGSMRPDLKMPGRGVQGDIAIAYCPERVLPGRILVELIDNDRCIGGITPRCARKALGFYRQFVRGACITTTARAAEMVKLVENSFRDVNIAFANELSVIAENMDIDVWEVIRLANRHPRVNILSPGPGVGGHCIAVDPWFIVHSDPENARIIRTAREVNDGKTDYVVAKASDMIDMFAHENVACLGLAFKANIDDFRESPAVKVAARLARRYGRRIKLVEPYAQALPMEFVGTGAELMDLDTALEQCGVFVILVDHDMFKSVPVDERADKTVYDTRGIWSDQPRRIAEPAPGRMAL
- the purS gene encoding phosphoribosylformylglycinamidine synthase subunit PurS, which encodes MKARIFVTLKGGVLDPQGRAIHHALEGLGFDGVNDVRAGKLIELDLADGTSDEDIDAMCRKLLANTVIENYRIEKVA
- a CDS encoding GumC family protein produces the protein MTPILTNRDLDATPGHGRAARMTAAARRGWLVLRRHRVILFVTMALCLLAGVLAILMSTPDYRATASVEVEDVPAGAAGADATPRAATDNIEAMMQTELEVLRSRALAEAVAQDLALVGTPTFLKGMGHRRPTGGTGSLSQRQVEQEQVVALLRDNLEVELPGKSRVLRISFVSADPVLSARVANSYADNLIRADLKRGFESGVQARRFLLGELDGARRDLARAERELAVYAARLGMEPGKDAPPSEDSITTRLAQLNAFRAQALADRIAAQKTWEGARRASVETLPEVLNNGAMQTLMAERAKARAALVEERQFRKDAHPEMREARARLAALDDQAQEMANRIRASLKERYDVAVHGETQITAEIADLERQGQAAQGRDVQLGIYERSVDTYRMLHDSLLQRYRDMASQAGFQAGRIQPLDRAAVPTKPFSPRIGVTLLLAAIGGILLGLLLVAARHIFDDAVTSADTLAERVGLPLLGSVPVTGDNPQPPEIFAPIASSLLLASAAGLPRSILVTSAQEGEGKSLTLHALALALGRMGKRVLVIDGDMRRPVQHSLFRVTPARGISEVLTGQATAQESIIDSGVPGVFLLPCGAVPPNPAELLATPALDALLDSVRDAYDTVLIDAPPILGLGDTPLLAARVQASLLVVEWGRNHHGGLRAAVERLRQAGGTLIGAILTKQQGRMMEYDYHRGG